The Dysidea avara chromosome 13, odDysAvar1.4, whole genome shotgun sequence genome includes a region encoding these proteins:
- the LOC136242672 gene encoding uncharacterized protein, whose product MNHTDRLSGSKSFIYGPSTANIRIEAWWSQLRRFKTNWWIDLCKGLQSEGLYDNTKTIHRYTLTFVFGELLQKDLNKFVAEWNSHPIRKNRHARSSHGCPDDIYDMPVLHGVQDQLQDFDANLWAQCMLHESVSPPRFYPDDFKTSASTILYNGLGLNPNAITHYNCRNVYLKLVHLINSLLNHGVTICSNLSITDSSDDNDDTV is encoded by the exons ATGAATCACACTGATCGATTGTCTGGCTCCAAGAGCTTTATATATGGACCATCAACAGCAAATATT AGAATAGAAGCTTGGTGGTCTCAGTTACGGAGATTTAAGACAAACTGGTGGATTGATTTATGTAAA GGACTTCAATCAGAGGGATTGTATGATAATACCAAAACCATTCACAG ATACACACTTACATTTGTATTTGGGGAACTTCTACAGAAAGATCTTAACAAATTTGTTGCAGAGTGGAATTCTCACCCGATTAGAAAGAACAGACATGCTCGTTCATCACATGGCTGCCCTGATGATATTTACGACATGCCAGTACTGCATG GGGTGCAAGACCAGCTTCAAGATTTTGATGCTAACTTGTGGGCACAGTGCATGTTACATGAGTCAGTATCACCACCAAGATTCTACCCAGATGATTTCAAAACATCTGCAAGTACAATTTTGTACAATGGCCTTGGATTAAATCCAAATGCTATAACGCACTACAATTGTCGTAATGTGTACCTTAAATTGGTTCACTTGATTAATTCCTTACTAAACCATGGCGTAACTATATGTTCAAACTTGTCAATAACTGATTCAAgtgatgacaatgatgatacTGTATAA
- the LOC136242451 gene encoding uncharacterized protein: MEDLARSRDYSCCNICNEFENGSDVQRGCLCLATLPFVPHPLQDNNGDYVILSVCRLYSKREDFERGKWTVNFAIGTKKPAVFDLIISNVTNVFTCCDLEDRSGQRCHCVASFSVLVLTKEFSDKIKVQIELSSGNRKFSPLSIVDIANVDTFPITYKQQPKIKKYLRLCKSMSEEYFYSEGQQSTLLLGDKVRAYTEVISYEVKDASYSASGSAILDSSLLQVCGIHNVRLNGSAVSLGGTNTYVTTGTSVLQMASQLIVQQFSDGSILSKRHLPAVLAAIVVNMDKPLSHHMELTKKGYLVADKIISMATYNGVELHEMILYLHQSGILSLQWHTNRKAYRVTSELRLLLTILSKYKDVPVAESPVGDWVLGDLVPKETYIDTMVHYGESLGNILEKAMSSVKEYQETILMCLQCWNLLVSYCEKLKQRMISRGFQDKVKQLVNGTKLGNFPKLQGCLLQSYVVITDYLSTALQKDHEELEKQKFMVSLLSCKLEDGSGDRSVLDVKPGPLPDDFDVIEAPTPPPTRNESTDSFTSPMIHSSSLTSSMNHSGSHNVPATLLPSIHERFPTAVDFSKQFFDETPSKELLKHVAHAIHNTPVTINAVCVELDVPPGEMKNLYGLEPWVQVHHLLEVWRDQDSINNTRKLAVALYNLNLARIAEESSHFKRLQ, translated from the exons ATGGAAGACTTAGCTCGCAGTAGAGATTATTCTTGTTGTAACATTTGTAATGAGTTTGAAAACGGGAGCGATGTCCAGAGAGGTTGCCTCTGTCTCGCTACACTTCCATTCGTTCCTCACCCACTACAAGACAACAATGGCGACTACGTGATACTTAGTGTTTGTCGGCTTTATTCAAAGCGTGAAGACTTCGAAAGAGGAAAATGGACAGTAAACTTTGCAATTGGGACGAAAAAGCCAGCTGTGTTTGACTTAATCATCTCCAATGTCACCAATGTGTTTACCTGCTGTGACCTTGAGGATAGATCAGGCCAGCGGTGTCACTGTGTGGCCAGTTTCAGTGTGCTGGTACTCACAAAGGAATTCAGCGACAAGATAAAAGTACAGATTGAGCTAAGTTCAGGAAATAGAAAATTTTCTCCGTTGTCTATCGTGGACATCGCGAATGTAGACACTTTTCCGATCACTTATAAGCAGCAGCCAAAGATAAAGAAATACCTTCGCCTGTGTAAGTCAATGTCCGAAGAATACTTTTATTCAGAAGGACAGCAAAGTACACTGTTACTGGGGGACAAGGTCAGGGCATATACAGAAGTGATAAGCTATGAAGTTAAGGATGCCAGTTACTCAGCTTCAGGTAGTGCAATACTGGACTCCTCGTTACTACAAGTGTGTGGAATACACAATGTCCGACTAAATGGTTCTGCCGTTTCACTGGGAGGCACCAATACCTATGTGACAACAGGGACATCAGTGCTTCAGATGGCCAGTCAGTTGATTG TTCAACAATTCTCCGATGGTAGCATACTCTCAAAGAGACACCTTCCAGCTGTACTAGCTGCCATTGTTGTTAATATGGATAAACCACTGTCACACCACATGGAACTGACAAAGAAAGGATACCTGGTTGCTGATAAGATTATTTCCATGGCAACATACAATG GTGTGGAGCTGCATGAGATGATCCTATACCTTCACCAATCTGGCATATTGAGTCTACAGTGGCACACAAACCGTAAGGCATATCGTGTCACCAGTGAACTCAGGCTACTGCTTACTATCCTTTCCAAAT ACAAAGATGTACCTGTGGCAGAGTCACCAGTAGGAGACTGGGTATTAGGGGACCTAGTACCAAAGGAAACCTATATAGATACAATGGTCCACTATGGTGAGAGCTTAGGCAACATTTTGGAAAAGGCAATGAGCAGTGTTAAGGAATATCAGGAGACAATCTTGATGTGCCTGCAGTGCTGGAACCTGTTGGTATCATACTGTG AAAAACTCAAACAGAGAATGATTTCGAGAGGTTTTCAAGACAAGGTTAAGCAGTTGGTGAATGGTACTAAGTTAGGAAATTTTCCAAAGTTGCAAGGTTGTTTGCTCCAGTCGTACGTTGTGATCACAG ATTACCTGTCGACTGCTTTACAGAAGGATCATGAGGAGCTAGAAA AACAAAAGTTTATGGTGTCTTTACTAAGTTGTAAGTTGGAGGATGGTTCTG GTGATAGATCTGTGCTCGATGTAAAGCCTGGCCCACTACCAGATG ATTTTGATGTGATTGAAGCTCCCACTCCACCCCCAACTCGTAATGAGTCCACTGACTCCTTTACATCTCCCATGATTCATTCTAGTTCCCTGACATCTTCAATGAATCATTCTGGTAGTCATAATGTGCCTGCTACTCTATTGCCGTCAATACATGAAAGGTTTCCGACAGCTGTTGATTTTTCTAAACAATTTTTTGATG AAACTCCCAGTAAAGAGCTCCTCAAGCATGTGGCACATGCTATCCACAATACGCCAGTGACCATCAATGCTGTGTGTGTGGAACTTGATGTGCCTCCTGGTGAGATGAAAAATCTATATGGATTAGAACCTTGGGTGCAAGTCCATCATCTACTTGAAGTGTGGAGGGACCAAGATAGCATCAACAATACACGTAAACTTGCGGTGGCATTGTACAACTTGAACTTGGCACGTATTGCAGAAGAATCTAGTCATTTTAAACGGTTACAGTAG